TCTGGCTGGAAAACTTCTTAAAAGATTATCCTGGAGCCATTGTTCTTGTAAGTCACGATAAACAGTTCATGACTGCTGTTTGTAACCGTACTTTTGATATCAATAATAAGAAGGTTGATGACTATAAAGCCAATTATACCAAATATCTTGTTATGCGCGAAGACCGCCGTGAAAAACTGATTCAGGCTAAAAAGAATCAGGATGCGGAAATCAAGCAGATGGAAGATAACATTAATAAGTTCCGTGCAAGTGCTACCAAAGCTTCTTTTGCACAATCCCTTATTAAGAAATTAGACAAAATTGAGCGTATTGAAGTGGATAATGAAGACGTTTCAAAATTCAATATCCGTTTCGTACAGTCTATGGTTCCAGGGAAAGTGATCTTTGAAGCAGAAAATCTTGGGAAAGCTTATGGTCAGAAACAGATTTTTGACGACGTAGATTTTATTGTTCAAAGAGGAGACAGAATTGCACTTCTAGGACAGAATGGACAGGGAAAAACAACCCTGGCTAAAATCTTAGCTGGAGACATCAAAGATTATTCAGGTGCCTGGAATCTTGGACATAATGTAAATATCGGGTATTTTGCCCAAAATCAGGAAGAGGTTTTAACACCTAATAAAACGGTTCTTGAAGAAGCGGAAGATGCTGCTACAGAAGAAACCAGACCAAGAGTAAGAGACCTATTAGGATCTTTCCTGTTCCAGGGAGATGCTGTTAGCAAGAAAACGAAAGTACTTTCCGGAGGGGAGAGAAACCGTCTGGCACTTTGTAAACTGTTACTTCGTCCTTTCAATACATTGATTATGGATGAACCTACCAACCATTTGGATATTCAGTCTAAGGAGATCATTAAGTTGGCATTACAGAATTTTGAAGGGACATTGATCGTAATCTCTCACGACAGAGAATTCCTGCAGGGACTTTGTGATAAAATTTATGAATTCCGTGACGGGAAGATGAAAGAATTCCTTGGAGACATCAATGAATATCTTGAGTACAGACAAAAAGAAACCATCAGAGAGATTTCCGCAGAAAAGGCGAAACTTCATAGTGATGTGAAGGAAGAACCTAAGAAAGTAGAAGAAAAACCTGTTGTTAGCAATAGTCAGGGATCTAATATTGTCAGTAAGGAACAAAAAAATATTCAGAATAAAATTAAGAAAGTAGAAGAGAAAATTTCCGAACTTGAAGCTAAAGTAGAAGAAATGGAAGCTTCTTTCGCTAAAGAAAATCCTTCCGATGAAACTTTAGAAAACTACAATAAAGCTAAAGAAGAGCTGGATAATGCTCTACAGGAATGGGAATACTTAGGAACCCAACTTGATTAATTAATCATATAAAAGCTTCATAATTTACTTTATGAAGCTTTTTTTTGTAACAAAATATAGTTTTCTACTTATCAATAGTGAACTGTAAAAGTAATTTAATAGAAGTTGTAGCTGAAAATTAAATTATTTTCATAATTTTGAACCATGATTAAAGAAAGCAGAAACTTAAAAGTATTTATCTCCAGGCTATTGTTTGGGGTGTACTTCATCGCGCTGCTTTCTCAGAGCTTTCACCACCACGAATCGGTAGATTATTTTAAGGCATTTAACTTTAAAAAAGTCGAAAATTCTGTGACGAAAGCCGTTACTAAAGAGAAAGCGGGTGACTGTCTGGCCTGCCACTTTTTGGTGACCGGACACACATTAGCTCCTGAAGAATTTAGCTTTAGCTTTGAGCATTATACGCACGAAGTAAAGCAAATTATTGCTATTCAGGAAAAAATCTGGTCTCAGACCAAATTTACCTTTCAACTTCGGGGACCGCCCACAATTTCCTAAACAATACATTCTTATTGGGTTTATAGCTCTGTTTTCTAGAGTTTTATGTTCAAGATTTGAAGTTTAATGTCTAAAGTAGTTGAAAAAGCAACTGCTGGTTTTGCGTAAGTAGTAATACTAATTAAAATTACTCAGTTACTTACTTTTACTATATTTAACTTCACGATTGTCATTATTAATAATACATTTTACATGCATATCACGCATTGTATTATGAATCCAAGCCCATTCAATAAATTTTAACGAAAAATGTACCTATTATTAAAAGGGTACGCAATCAATCTATTTTACAATGAAATTGATATATTGCCTGTTGTTGATCTTTTGTGGATCAGCATTTACGAGTGCACAGAAAACGTATACTGTACAAGGAACGGTTCAGGATTTTCATGATAAAACCATGTTGGAAAATGCAGTGGTGAAAATTGGGAATCTTACAGCCAAAACAAATAAAAAAGGAGTGTTCTCCTTTGATAAAGTCCCTGCAGGGAAGTATACACTCATTGCAAAACATCCTGATTGCAATGATTATACTGAAAATATAGGAGTTGATCAGGATGTACATCTGGTCATTACACTGGAGCATCACAGTAATGATATTGAAACCATTACCATACATGGAAATCATAAAAATAATGGTTCATTGGTAATCAAGACACTTAGTAAATCGGATATAGAGAAAAACTCTACAGATAATCTTGGAAACTTGTTATCTAAAATCTCAGGGGTAACTGCTCTGAAAACTGGAAATAATATTTCAAAGCCGGTTATTCATGGTCTTTATGGAAGTCGTATCAGCATTTTAAATAATGGAGTACGATTGGCAGAGCAGGAATGGGGAGTAGAACATGCTCCCAATGTTGATATTAATAATTTTCAGCATATTGATGTGATCAAAGGAGCCTCTGCCCTGAAGTATGGTAGTGATGCCATAGGGGGAGTAGTAGTACTGGAACCAGAAGTTTTTCCTAAAAAAGATACTCTTAAAGGTTCAATAGGACTTACGGGAATTTCCAACGGAAGAGGGCTGGGACTTGATGTAGATGTTGCCAGAATATGGAAGAATGGTTGGGCCATAAAATCCGGGGGAAGCATCAAAAAATTAGGAGATCAGAGCGCTCCGGATTATAATTTGAAAAATACAGGAATGGATTTTTCATCATTTAATTTTACCGTTCAGAATAATACTTTTGAAAGGGGAATTTCTTTCGACTATTATTTGACCAATCAAAATATTGGGATTTTAAGAGATTCACATGTCTCTACAACCGGGGATTATGATAGAGCAATGAATGCAAACCCTCCAGTGTATTCTGGTAAGTTCAGTTATGATATTGATAATCCAAGACAGGTCGTTGAACATCATATTGCCAAAGTTTCGGCTTTCAAAAGATTTGAAAATATCGGAAAACTGTCGGCTACATACAGTTATCAGTATAATCACAGACAGGAATATGATATCAGAAGAGGTGAATTGAAAGATACACCGGCTCTTGATTTGGAACTGATGACCCACCAGTTTAATATCAATGATCTGATAGAAAGAGGAAAATGGTCATTAGAAACAGGGATTGATGCCGGTTTTCAGAATAATTATTCAGACCCGGCGACAAAGGCAAGACGTCTGATCCCGAATTATGATAAATATTCTGCAGGAGCTTATTCTGTTTTCAAATACAAAATTTCTTCTGAATTTAATTTTGAGGCAGGAGCAAGATATGACTTCACCCGTTATGATGTGACCAAATGGTACGATAAAAGTGACTGGGAGAAATCCTATGCAGATACTTATCCCCAATTTTATGTAAAAACAGATCAAAACAGAGTTTTGACACGTCCTCAACTTAATTATAATAATGTTTCCTTCAATGCAGGGTTGGAATATCGTCCTAATGCAAATTTTGATGTGAAATTTAATTATGCAAAAGTAGGGCGGGCTCCAAATGTAGCGGAATTATTTTCAGATGGTCTGCATCACTCAGCTGGAGTGATCGAAACTGGAGATATGGGGCTAAAAAATGAGCAGGGACATCAGTTTAACTTGAATATAGACTCAAAGTTTAATATTCTGAAAGGCTTGAATGTTTCTGTAAATCCTTATTTCTTCATCACAAAAAATTTCATTAATGAAGTTCCGGTAGGTATAAAAGGGACAATCAGAGGAGTGTTCCCAGAATGGGTATACCAGCAGATTGATGCGAAAATGTATGGGGTGGATTTGGATGTTAACTGGAAACTGACAGATGATTTGACTTATGTAGGGAGAGGAAGCTATGTCTATGGACAGGATGATACGAACAACGAACCGTTGATTCTAATGATGCCACCAAACTTTTCCAATGCATTGCAGTTTAAAAAACAAGAATGGAATAATTTTTATTTCACCGTTGAAAATCAAACATTCCTAAAACAAACCAGATTCCCGATTCGAAATGTGCCGTTGGAACTTTATGTAAATGGAGAACTGGTGGATAAAATGCTTGATATCAGTAC
This Chryseobacterium sp. G0162 DNA region includes the following protein-coding sequences:
- a CDS encoding ABC-F family ATP-binding cassette domain-containing protein yields the protein MLSVQSLGLHHSGNYLFQNVNFTIKKDDKVGLVGKNGAGKSTLLKMLSGEINFYEGEVVKEGSITIGFLKQDLDFVKGRTVWAETMQAFEQINAWKNELEEVNHQMTIRTDYESDSYADLINKMTELNDLLMNHDAYNLEGDMEKVLFGLGFKADDFQKITDEFSGGWRMRIELAKLLLQKNDIMLLDEPTNHLDMESIIWLENFLKDYPGAIVLVSHDKQFMTAVCNRTFDINNKKVDDYKANYTKYLVMREDRREKLIQAKKNQDAEIKQMEDNINKFRASATKASFAQSLIKKLDKIERIEVDNEDVSKFNIRFVQSMVPGKVIFEAENLGKAYGQKQIFDDVDFIVQRGDRIALLGQNGQGKTTLAKILAGDIKDYSGAWNLGHNVNIGYFAQNQEEVLTPNKTVLEEAEDAATEETRPRVRDLLGSFLFQGDAVSKKTKVLSGGERNRLALCKLLLRPFNTLIMDEPTNHLDIQSKEIIKLALQNFEGTLIVISHDREFLQGLCDKIYEFRDGKMKEFLGDINEYLEYRQKETIREISAEKAKLHSDVKEEPKKVEEKPVVSNSQGSNIVSKEQKNIQNKIKKVEEKISELEAKVEEMEASFAKENPSDETLENYNKAKEELDNALQEWEYLGTQLD
- a CDS encoding TonB-dependent receptor translates to MKLIYCLLLIFCGSAFTSAQKTYTVQGTVQDFHDKTMLENAVVKIGNLTAKTNKKGVFSFDKVPAGKYTLIAKHPDCNDYTENIGVDQDVHLVITLEHHSNDIETITIHGNHKNNGSLVIKTLSKSDIEKNSTDNLGNLLSKISGVTALKTGNNISKPVIHGLYGSRISILNNGVRLAEQEWGVEHAPNVDINNFQHIDVIKGASALKYGSDAIGGVVVLEPEVFPKKDTLKGSIGLTGISNGRGLGLDVDVARIWKNGWAIKSGGSIKKLGDQSAPDYNLKNTGMDFSSFNFTVQNNTFERGISFDYYLTNQNIGILRDSHVSTTGDYDRAMNANPPVYSGKFSYDIDNPRQVVEHHIAKVSAFKRFENIGKLSATYSYQYNHRQEYDIRRGELKDTPALDLELMTHQFNINDLIERGKWSLETGIDAGFQNNYSDPATKARRLIPNYDKYSAGAYSVFKYKISSEFNFEAGARYDFTRYDVTKWYDKSDWEKSYADTYPQFYVKTDQNRVLTRPQLNYNNVSFNAGLEYRPNANFDVKFNYAKVGRAPNVAELFSDGLHHSAGVIETGDMGLKNEQGHQFNLNIDSKFNILKGLNVSVNPYFFITKNFINEVPVGIKGTIRGVFPEWVYQQIDAKMYGVDLDVNWKLTDDLTYVGRGSYVYGQDDTNNEPLILMMPPNFSNALQFKKQEWNNFYFTVENQTFLKQTRFPIRNVPLELYVNGELVDKMLDISTPPSGYSLWNIQTGINISKNFSAGLIVNNLFNTSYREYLNRLRFFADEPGRNFILNFRYKF